A stretch of Pleuronectes platessa chromosome 24, fPlePla1.1, whole genome shotgun sequence DNA encodes these proteins:
- the ftcd gene encoding formimidoyltransferase-cyclodeaminase: MAQLVECVPNFSEGRSREVIDAISAAISGTSGCSLLDVDPGASTNRTVYTFVGSPEAVVEGALNAARQAFSLIDMSRHSGEHPRTGALDVCPFIPVQNVTMADCVQCANLFGQKLAETMQVPVYLYGEAARQEARRSLPAVRAGEYEALPEKLKRSEWAPDFGPADFVPAWGATVTGARKFLIAYNVNLIATKEQAHRIALDIREQGRGKEQPGLLKKVQGMGWYLDEANVAQVSTNILDYELTPLQTVYQEICRAAEDLKLPVVGSQVVGLLPLKALLDAADFYIHKEQLFVLEEEHKVRLVITKLGLDSLGPFNPKERIIEYMVRAEDDSRLVSLSLQKFVQSVGARTAAPGGGSVSAAVAALGAALGAMVGQMTYGKRQFENLDGVMRRLIPPFHQAMNELLLMVDADSTAFNSYMVALKMTKTTKEEVQRREAAMQEGLKRAVSVPLALAERIHVLWPSLKEIVVYGNVACRSDAQVAAKVLEAAVHGAYYNVMINLRDIRDEPFTAATEQRATTLLQNAKDAAAAVLAAAAQRK, translated from the exons ATGGCTCAGCTGGTCGAGTGTGTCCCGAACTTCTCTGAGGGTCGAAGCCGAGAG GTGATCGACGCCATCTCGGCGGCCATCTCCGGCACCAGCGGCTGCAGCCTGCTGGACGTTGACCCCGGGGCCTCCACCAACCGCACCGTCTACACCTTCGTGGGTTCTCCTGAGGCGGTGGTGGAGGGAGCGCTGAATGCTGCGCGTCAGGCCTTCAGCCTCATCGACATGAGCCGCCACTCAG gtgaaCACCCTCGGACCGGAGCGCTGGACGTCTGTCCCTTCATCCCCGTCCAGAACGTCACCATGGCCGACTGCGTCCAGTGTGCTAACCTGTTCGGACAGAAACTGGCAGAAACGATGCAGGTTCCCG TTTATCTTTATGGCGAAGCAGCGAGACAAGAGGCGAGGAGGAGTCTTCCTGCTGTGAGAGCCGGAGAGTACGAAGCTTTACCTGAGAAG TTGAAACGAAGTGAATGGGCCCCTGACTTCGGCCCCGCAGACTTCGTCCCGGCGTGGGGGGCCACGGTCACTGGAGCCCGTAAGTTCCTCATCGCCTACAACGTGAACCTGATCGCCACCAAAGAACAGGCTCACCGCATCGCACTGGACATCAGGGAGCAGGGCCGGGGGAAAGaacag CCCGGGCTGCTGAAGAAGGTGCAGGGGATGGGCTGGTACCTGGACGAGGCCAACGTGGCTCAAGTGTCCACCAACATCCTGGACTACGAGCTGACGCCGCTCCAGACCGTGTACCAGGAGATCTGCAGGGccgctgag GACCTGAAGCTGCCGGTGGTCGGCTCTCAGGTCGTCGGCCTCCTCCCTCTGAAGGCTCTGCTGGACGCTGCAGACTTCTACATCCACAAAGAGCAACTGTTCGTCCTCGAGGAAGAGCACAAAGTCCGCCTG gtGATCACTAAACTCGGCCTGGACTCTCTGGGGCCGTTCAACCCGAAGGAGCGAATCATAGA GTACATGGTGAGGGCCGAGGACGACTCGCGGctcgtgtctctgtctctgcagaagTTCGTCCAGAGCGTCGGAGCCCGGACGGCGGCTCCTGGTGGAGGatctgtgtctgctgctgtcgCTGCTCTG GGGGCGGCGCTGGGGGCCATGGTGGGTCAGATGACGTACGGGAAGAGGCAGTTTGAGAACCTTGACGGCGTCATGAGGAGGCTGATTCCTCCATTTCATCAGGCCATGAACGAGCTGCTGCTCATGGTCGACGCCGACTCCACCGCCTTCAACAGCTACATG GTGGCGCTGAAGATGACGAAGACGACGAAAGAGGAAGTTCAAAG gagAGAAGCCGCGATGCAGGAGGGTCTGAAGCGAGCCGTCAGCGTCCCATTGGCTCTGGCTGAGAGGATCCACGTCCTCTGGCCGTCTCTTAAGGAAATTGTCGTGTATGGAAACGTTGCGTGCAGATCTGACGCTCAG GTGGCGGCTAAAGTTCTGGAGGCAGCGGTTCACGGAGCGTACTACAACGTGATGATCAACCTGCGTGACATCAGAGATGAGCCCTTCACTGCAGCT acgGAGCAGAGAGCGACCACGTTACTGCAGAACGCCAAGGACGCCGCCGCC